The following are from one region of the Salvia hispanica cultivar TCC Black 2014 chromosome 1, UniMelb_Shisp_WGS_1.0, whole genome shotgun sequence genome:
- the LOC125201575 gene encoding uncharacterized protein LOC125201575 produces the protein MSESPNSGDSAGAPTNSKPKIPNTDDGSGANKGRSCKGCLYYSSQFKSDSRNPLCLGLSRSLPNAPRYIVGTSEMEASKDGMILRDFKYGCVGYSIYADQKNRASDPQQSEPELPVCMGIEVLVDRKIKESLADGNKSPVPQHRLPQPANVSRDEFLSRQVHLYFIMCHVCYMAG, from the exons ATGTCGGAATCGCCCAACTCCGGCGACTCAGCTGGCGCCCCTACCAATTCCAAACCCAAAATACCAAACACGGACGATGGCAGTGGCGCCAACAAGGGAAGATCCTGCAAAGGCTGCCTCTATTATTCTTCTCAATTTAAATCCGACTCCAGGAATCCTCTCTGCCTTGGCCTCTCCCGTTCCCTCCCTAATG CTCCTCGGTATATTGTTGGGACATCTGAGATGGAAGCATCTAAAGATGGTATGATCCTCAGGGATTTTAAATACGGCTGCGTTGGTTATTCTATTTACGCCGACCAAAAGAACCGAGCATCTGATCCACAGCAGTCTGAACCGGAATTGCCAGTCTGTATGGGAATTGAG GTACTGGTGGATAGGAAAATCAAAGAATCTTTGGCTG ATGGAAACAAATCACCAGTACCACAGCATCGGTTGCCTCAACCAGCTAATGTTAGTCGCGATGAGTTTCTAAGCAGGCAAGTCCATCtatatttcattatgtgtCATGTTTGTTATATGGCTGGTTAA